The proteins below are encoded in one region of Effusibacillus dendaii:
- the murB gene encoding UDP-N-acetylmuramate dehydrogenase, giving the protein MNSKELQTIFHRLDVGSVSYDEPMSKHTTWKIGGPADMLVIPSEISHLQLLASTCAEHQIPWMVVGRGSNLLVKDGGIRGVVIKLSDNFANVSVAGNQLTAQAGRSFVSAANTAIRNGLQGLEFATGIPGTVGGAVMMNAGAHGGETRDVLISADIVEEDGSIRTLQNRDLQFAYRYSILKDCPRIVVQATFQLQPGNTEEMQKKVRGWTKRRQTTQPLQLPNCGSVFRNPENTHAGFLIEQSGLKGTVIGGAQISELHGNFIVNVNHAKAADVLALIELVQTTVHNRHGITLIPEVRIVGED; this is encoded by the coding sequence ATGAACAGCAAAGAGCTGCAAACGATTTTTCACCGGCTAGATGTAGGATCTGTGTCCTATGATGAACCAATGTCCAAACATACAACATGGAAAATTGGCGGTCCTGCTGATATGTTGGTGATTCCTTCCGAGATTTCGCATCTTCAGTTGTTGGCAAGCACATGTGCAGAGCACCAAATTCCTTGGATGGTGGTTGGCAGGGGTTCGAATCTGTTGGTAAAAGACGGTGGAATTCGCGGTGTTGTCATAAAGCTGTCAGACAACTTTGCAAACGTGTCGGTTGCCGGTAATCAACTTACCGCCCAAGCGGGACGGTCTTTTGTTTCAGCGGCGAATACTGCGATTCGTAACGGCTTACAAGGGCTCGAGTTTGCAACCGGAATTCCGGGCACTGTCGGCGGGGCCGTGATGATGAATGCCGGAGCGCATGGAGGGGAAACGAGAGATGTTCTCATCAGCGCCGATATTGTCGAAGAAGACGGCTCGATCCGAACTCTGCAAAATCGTGATCTGCAGTTTGCGTATCGGTACAGCATACTGAAAGATTGCCCACGGATCGTCGTGCAGGCTACGTTTCAGTTACAACCGGGAAATACGGAAGAAATGCAGAAAAAGGTCCGCGGTTGGACGAAACGCAGGCAAACGACGCAGCCGCTGCAACTGCCGAATTGTGGATCTGTGTTTCGGAATCCGGAAAATACGCACGCCGGATTTTTAATTGAACAGTCAGGTTTAAAAGGAACTGTGATCGGCGGAGCGCAAATATCGGAACTGCACGGAAACTTCATTGTCAATGTGAACCATGCAAAAGCGGCCGATGTGTTGGCGCTTATCGAACTGGTACAAACGACAGTCCACAATCGGCACGGTATTACGCTCATCCCTGAAGTACGAATCGTAGGAGAGGATTGA
- the murG gene encoding undecaprenyldiphospho-muramoylpentapeptide beta-N-acetylglucosaminyltransferase, which translates to MKIVVTGGGTGGHIYPALAIAKFFAEKEQADILYIGTERGLECDIVPRSGFAFRTIVVSGLKRKLSFDTVKTFARLTKGLLQSRKILKEFQPDIVIGCGGYVVAPVVSMAKMLRIPTYIHEMDVMPGLTNRSLSRIADRIGVSFEGAVPYFRHCQGKVVVSGNPRATEVAQVTKEETMAAKQELGLHPTKKTVVIVSGSRGAKPINDAVIDMIDRVAAQTDFQLVYITGQIHFDEISKRLAEKGVGPEKGIVVQPFVYNMPPLLAGADILVSRAGATTIAEATALGIPGIYIPSPYVTNNHQEHNAKWLADAGAGIMIQERNLSSESLFDAIISLIQSPDKLQSMKEKSRSLGVPNALENIHQTILQLAGR; encoded by the coding sequence GTGAAAATTGTCGTGACAGGAGGCGGCACCGGAGGACATATTTATCCGGCGCTGGCGATAGCCAAGTTTTTTGCGGAAAAGGAACAAGCGGACATCCTCTACATAGGCACCGAGCGGGGATTGGAATGTGATATTGTCCCCCGCTCGGGTTTTGCTTTTCGAACCATAGTAGTCAGCGGGCTGAAACGCAAACTTTCGTTTGATACGGTAAAAACGTTTGCCCGGTTAACAAAGGGGTTGCTGCAATCACGAAAAATATTAAAAGAATTTCAGCCCGACATTGTGATCGGATGCGGCGGATATGTGGTGGCTCCCGTTGTCAGCATGGCCAAAATGCTGCGGATACCGACTTATATTCATGAGATGGATGTAATGCCGGGACTCACCAACCGTTCGCTGTCCCGGATTGCGGATCGGATCGGCGTTTCGTTTGAAGGCGCCGTTCCCTATTTTCGTCATTGCCAGGGTAAAGTTGTCGTGAGCGGAAACCCGCGTGCGACAGAGGTGGCTCAAGTTACGAAAGAGGAAACAATGGCGGCCAAGCAGGAATTGGGACTTCATCCAACGAAAAAAACGGTCGTAATCGTTTCCGGTTCACGCGGCGCAAAACCGATCAATGATGCGGTGATCGATATGATTGACCGAGTTGCCGCCCAAACCGATTTTCAACTGGTTTATATAACCGGGCAAATTCATTTCGACGAAATTTCCAAGCGGCTCGCGGAAAAAGGCGTAGGTCCTGAAAAGGGGATCGTCGTCCAGCCATTTGTATACAATATGCCGCCGTTGTTGGCCGGGGCTGATATTCTGGTATCGCGTGCCGGTGCTACCACAATTGCGGAGGCGACGGCGCTTGGCATCCCCGGCATCTATATTCCCTCTCCTTATGTGACCAACAATCATCAGGAACATAACGCCAAATGGCTGGCGGATGCGGGGGCGGGAATCATGATTCAGGAACGGAATTTGTCTTCCGAATCCCTGTTTGATGCTATCATTTCCTTGATTCAATCTCCTGATAAACTGCAATCAATGAAAGAGAAAAGCCGTTCGCTCGGCGTTCCAAACGCATTGGAGAACATTCACCAAACGATCCTGCAGCTGGCCGGACGTTGA
- the spoVE gene encoding stage V sporulation protein E, giving the protein MEHDRRNPDLLIIVTVLLLLGVGVVIVYSASAILSQQRYEDSFYFAKRQLLWAVAGVCMMFFMMNFDYLKLKRWAKPIMLICFLLLVVVLTPLGVQRNGSQAWLGIGSFGIQPSEAAKLGLIIFFAWYLEKHQNRIHEFKRGLLPPLALLVLAIGLIMLEPDLGQSTVLAGTILILIFSAGARLQHLFGLASLAIPAFAALVLVAPYRLQRIFAFLDPWKYELDAGYQIIQSLYALGPGGLMGLGLGRSRQKFLYLPEPQTDFIFCILAEELGFIGGATVLLLFLLLLWRGVRVAITAKDTFGSLLAIGITAMIAVQVIINIGVVTGSMPVTGITLPFISYGGSSLLLMLTGIGILLNISRYSR; this is encoded by the coding sequence TTGGAGCACGATCGCAGGAATCCGGATTTGCTTATTATTGTCACAGTCCTTTTGCTGTTGGGGGTTGGCGTTGTCATCGTCTACAGCGCGAGTGCGATTCTTTCGCAGCAGCGGTATGAGGACAGCTTTTATTTCGCAAAGCGGCAATTGCTTTGGGCGGTGGCTGGCGTTTGCATGATGTTTTTCATGATGAACTTCGACTACCTGAAACTAAAACGGTGGGCGAAGCCGATTATGTTGATCTGTTTTCTTTTGCTGGTTGTAGTTTTGACGCCGCTTGGGGTGCAACGAAATGGTTCACAGGCGTGGCTCGGGATCGGCTCTTTCGGAATTCAGCCGTCAGAGGCAGCCAAACTGGGTTTGATTATATTCTTCGCCTGGTACCTGGAAAAGCATCAGAACCGGATTCATGAATTCAAAAGAGGGCTGTTGCCGCCGCTGGCGCTTCTGGTATTGGCGATCGGATTGATTATGCTGGAGCCAGACCTTGGGCAGAGCACCGTCTTGGCGGGCACGATTCTGATTCTGATATTTTCAGCCGGCGCGCGTCTCCAGCATTTATTCGGACTGGCCTCGCTGGCGATTCCCGCGTTTGCCGCGTTGGTGCTGGTGGCGCCTTACCGGTTGCAGCGAATTTTCGCTTTTTTGGATCCCTGGAAATACGAACTGGATGCCGGGTATCAGATTATCCAATCGCTTTATGCCTTGGGGCCGGGTGGTCTGATGGGGCTCGGGCTGGGACGGTCACGCCAGAAATTTCTGTATCTGCCGGAACCGCAAACCGATTTTATATTCTGCATTCTGGCGGAGGAGTTGGGATTTATTGGCGGGGCAACCGTCTTGCTCCTGTTCCTGCTGCTGCTCTGGCGGGGCGTGCGTGTGGCGATCACCGCCAAGGATACGTTTGGAAGCCTTTTGGCAATTGGCATCACAGCAATGATTGCGGTGCAGGTGATTATTAACATCGGTGTAGTCACCGGATCGATGCCGGTTACTGGCATCACGCTGCCGTTTATCAGTTATGGGGGGTCTTCCCTTCTTTTGATGCTGACAGGAATCGGAATTTTATTGAACATCTCCCGCTACTCAAGATAA
- the murD gene encoding UDP-N-acetylmuramoyl-L-alanine--D-glutamate ligase, with protein MVYHGKNVLVLGLARSGAAVARLLQKQGAHVTVNDQKEREAFGDVPDQLEKLSIQLVFGGHPAGIVSERLDLLVKNPGIPYSAAPVQKAMELGIPVVTEIEIAYQFAKAPIIGITGSNGKTTTTSLTGEILQAAGLRPVVAGNIGTALSEIVETVEADQWLVAELSSFQLQGTIQFRPWIGALLNIYNAHLDYHGTMESYIAAKSRLFRNQTSDDVAVLNADQPAVMRLADSINGRIFPFSLSKSLEEGVFVKDETIIVRSNGQDVHVCRLDEIPLKGVHNLENVLAATAITFSAGASPASIREGIRRFKGVEHRLEFVADVKGVSYYNDSKATNAEAATRAITSFQNPVVLIAGGLDRGTDFAELTPIFQKHLKAIVTLGQSADKLSAVAEKAGVTERRQAGSIEEAVKMAASLAQPGDSVLLSPACASWDMYSSFEERGRIFKKAVHTM; from the coding sequence ATGGTTTACCACGGAAAAAATGTGCTTGTACTAGGCCTCGCCCGCAGCGGCGCGGCCGTTGCTCGCTTATTGCAGAAACAGGGTGCCCATGTGACTGTCAATGATCAAAAAGAAAGGGAAGCGTTCGGTGATGTGCCGGATCAACTTGAAAAGCTGAGCATCCAGCTGGTGTTTGGCGGTCACCCGGCAGGAATCGTTTCCGAACGGCTGGATCTGCTTGTCAAGAACCCGGGAATTCCCTATTCCGCCGCACCCGTTCAAAAAGCGATGGAACTTGGCATTCCGGTTGTGACAGAGATTGAAATTGCTTACCAGTTTGCGAAAGCCCCGATTATCGGGATTACCGGTTCCAACGGCAAAACGACGACAACCAGTCTGACAGGCGAAATTCTTCAGGCAGCCGGCCTGCGCCCGGTTGTGGCAGGCAATATTGGAACCGCACTATCTGAAATTGTGGAAACGGTCGAGGCAGATCAATGGCTGGTCGCTGAACTGTCTTCGTTTCAGTTGCAGGGCACCATCCAGTTCAGACCGTGGATTGGGGCTTTGTTGAACATTTACAATGCGCATCTCGATTACCATGGCACGATGGAATCCTATATCGCGGCGAAAAGCCGTCTGTTTCGCAATCAGACAAGTGATGACGTGGCCGTTTTGAATGCGGATCAGCCAGCGGTTATGCGGTTGGCCGATTCGATTAACGGACGGATTTTTCCGTTCAGCCTCTCCAAGAGTCTGGAAGAGGGCGTTTTTGTCAAAGATGAGACTATTATCGTTCGTTCAAACGGTCAGGATGTCCACGTATGCAGGCTGGATGAAATTCCGTTAAAGGGTGTTCATAATCTTGAAAATGTGCTGGCAGCCACGGCGATCACTTTTTCTGCCGGTGCGTCGCCTGCGTCGATCCGGGAAGGGATTCGGCGCTTTAAAGGAGTCGAACACCGCCTTGAATTTGTAGCAGATGTGAAGGGAGTCAGCTACTACAACGATTCGAAAGCAACCAACGCGGAAGCGGCTACCCGCGCGATCACCTCTTTTCAAAATCCGGTTGTGCTGATTGCCGGGGGGCTTGATCGCGGAACCGATTTTGCCGAATTGACGCCGATTTTTCAGAAGCATCTAAAAGCGATTGTCACACTGGGGCAGTCGGCTGACAAGCTGTCTGCCGTAGCGGAGAAAGCGGGCGTCACAGAACGGCGGCAGGCCGGGTCGATTGAAGAAGCGGTAAAAATGGCGGCAAGTCTGGCTCAACCTGGCGATTCGGTGCTTCTCTCGCCTGCATGCGCAAGTTGGGATATGTACAGTTCGTTCGAAGAAAGGGGACGTATTTTTAAAAAAGCTGTGCATACAATGTAG
- the mraY gene encoding phospho-N-acetylmuramoyl-pentapeptide-transferase — MGMQTLFLTAGISFLIAVVIGPLLIPLLRRLKFGQSIRSEGPQSHQKKSGTPTMGGLIFLIALTITALQFSKGSSELWLMLLATLGFGLVGFVDDYIKVVMKRNLGLRARQKLIGQFLLSVIFYLVLYMHGFDFSISIPFTDLKWNLGIFYALFLFLVMVGASNAVNLTDGLDGLAAGTSTIAYATYALIAILWTSQYDTAIFSSAMVGGLLGFLVFNAHPAKVFMGDTGSLALGGGLAAAAILTKTEFLLVVIGFVFVAETLSVLIQVFSFQTFGKRVFKMSPLHHHFELSGWSEWRVVLTFWAAGLASSAVALSTFVK, encoded by the coding sequence ATGGGAATGCAAACATTGTTTTTGACGGCGGGGATTTCGTTTTTGATCGCTGTGGTGATTGGGCCTCTGCTGATTCCGCTGTTGCGAAGATTAAAGTTTGGACAATCGATTCGATCGGAAGGACCGCAATCCCATCAAAAGAAATCGGGAACACCCACGATGGGCGGGTTGATTTTTCTGATCGCGCTGACGATTACGGCCCTTCAGTTTTCGAAGGGAAGCAGCGAATTATGGCTGATGCTGCTGGCCACTCTCGGTTTTGGATTGGTCGGATTTGTCGATGATTATATTAAAGTAGTGATGAAACGCAATCTGGGTCTCCGCGCGCGTCAGAAGTTGATAGGGCAGTTTTTGCTTTCGGTCATTTTTTATCTGGTCCTATACATGCATGGATTCGATTTCTCCATTTCGATACCGTTTACCGATTTGAAGTGGAATTTGGGTATTTTTTATGCGCTGTTTTTATTCCTGGTCATGGTGGGCGCTTCCAACGCAGTGAATTTGACAGACGGATTGGATGGATTGGCAGCCGGCACATCGACGATTGCGTATGCGACATATGCGTTGATTGCGATTCTTTGGACCAGCCAGTATGATACAGCCATCTTCTCCAGTGCGATGGTCGGGGGGTTGCTTGGATTTCTGGTATTTAATGCACACCCGGCAAAAGTATTCATGGGGGATACCGGGTCATTGGCTTTGGGCGGCGGTCTGGCGGCGGCAGCGATTTTAACAAAAACGGAGTTTTTGCTTGTGGTGATCGGATTCGTTTTTGTGGCGGAAACCCTTTCTGTGCTGATTCAGGTTTTTTCGTTTCAGACGTTTGGCAAGCGAGTGTTTAAAATGAGCCCGCTGCATCACCATTTTGAACTGTCCGGGTGGTCCGAGTGGCGGGTGGTGCTGACTTTTTGGGCGGCAGGTCTGGCTAGTTCGGCCGTTGCGTTGTCCACATTTGTGAAATAA
- a CDS encoding UDP-N-acetylmuramoyl-tripeptide--D-alanyl-D-alanine ligase: MIEVTVEQLVSMAEGNLLQGSPSVQINGVATDSRAELAGRLFVPLIGERFDAHEFLADVVSKGAAAALWQKDRPLPEGLDPDFAVIGVDDTIVALQKTAAAYRRSLSLTVVGVTGSNGKTSTKDILASVLSQQFQVQKTQGNLNNHIGLPLMVLSLRPETDVAILEMGMSGPGEIALLARIAAPQIGIITYIGEAHIEFFGDRSGIAAAKFELVEALPPDGLAVLFGDEPLLRGLAAKSPCPIRWFGFQEGNDVQVTHLQALGLKGSRFQVNGDAESYHLPVPGAHQVGNALAAVAVAKYLGMLPESIERGLQNAALSSMRLEVKPLPGGGFVVNDAYNASPTSMRAALRMIADTPEGDFKAAVLGDMLELGEHAVDMHYQLGQTAAEQKIDLLVAIGQHAGHIAAGAKQGGLAANQIFVAETKQDAVAYVKRVISQKQNPVVLVKASRGMKLEEVVTGLLA; encoded by the coding sequence TCCGTGCAGATTAACGGTGTGGCGACAGACTCGCGGGCCGAATTGGCCGGGCGGTTGTTTGTTCCTTTAATCGGCGAACGATTTGACGCTCATGAGTTTCTTGCCGATGTGGTGTCCAAAGGGGCGGCGGCTGCCCTCTGGCAAAAAGATCGCCCATTGCCGGAAGGGCTGGATCCCGATTTTGCGGTTATCGGTGTGGACGATACGATTGTGGCCCTGCAAAAAACGGCGGCTGCCTACCGGCGCTCCCTGTCTCTCACAGTAGTGGGCGTGACGGGAAGCAACGGCAAAACATCGACAAAAGACATTCTGGCATCCGTTTTATCGCAGCAGTTTCAGGTGCAGAAAACGCAAGGAAACCTGAACAATCATATCGGCCTCCCTTTGATGGTGCTTTCCCTGCGACCGGAAACGGATGTTGCGATCCTTGAAATGGGAATGAGCGGGCCGGGTGAAATCGCTTTGCTGGCCCGCATTGCGGCACCTCAAATCGGGATCATCACATATATCGGCGAAGCGCATATTGAATTTTTCGGGGACCGAAGCGGGATTGCGGCTGCCAAATTTGAACTGGTGGAGGCGCTGCCGCCCGACGGTCTGGCTGTGCTGTTTGGAGACGAGCCGTTGCTTCGCGGACTGGCGGCGAAAAGTCCCTGTCCGATCCGTTGGTTTGGCTTTCAAGAGGGGAATGATGTGCAGGTCACCCATCTGCAGGCGTTGGGACTGAAAGGTTCCCGTTTTCAAGTAAATGGCGATGCGGAGTCCTATCATCTCCCAGTTCCCGGTGCTCACCAGGTCGGCAATGCGTTAGCGGCTGTTGCGGTGGCGAAGTATTTGGGCATGCTGCCTGAATCAATCGAAAGAGGGCTGCAAAATGCGGCTTTGTCGTCCATGCGGTTAGAGGTGAAACCACTTCCCGGCGGCGGATTTGTCGTAAATGATGCGTACAATGCGAGTCCCACGTCGATGCGGGCCGCCCTGAGAATGATTGCCGATACACCGGAAGGGGACTTTAAAGCGGCTGTGTTGGGAGATATGTTGGAGTTGGGCGAACACGCGGTCGATATGCATTATCAGCTTGGGCAAACGGCAGCTGAACAAAAAATTGATTTGCTGGTGGCCATTGGGCAGCATGCAGGGCATATAGCGGCTGGAGCCAAGCAGGGGGGGCTTGCAGCGAATCAAATTTTTGTCGCCGAAACAAAACAGGACGCGGTTGCGTATGTAAAACGGGTAATCAGTCAAAAACAGAATCCCGTTGTGTTGGTAAAAGCCTCGCGGGGAATGAAGCTGGAAGAAGTCGTAACAGGGTTGTTGGCGTAA